One genomic region from Nocardia vinacea encodes:
- a CDS encoding acyl-CoA dehydrogenase, with amino-acid sequence MTIATTDEHKAVQESMRGWAGSVRPIATMRDEPTDFWRAYWPGLADFGIFRVAIAEAAGGHGGSVADLAVLVEQAAHDLVGGPVLSTALANLVTAGALAEDMPCGVALDFVVGDVENIPAASEELLLTGVWESVLGAAPGTSVLLPVRTPDGLRWCVIGPEAEGLRIEALAPADLSTPLARVHCAEVRVPADRVFESPHAVEDLLAVLVSAELAGVAGWCLETAVEYAKVREQFGRKIGSFQALKHICAWMLCRAELIRSVAADAAAAVDEGGAELPIAAAIAAAISLDAAVETAKDCIQVLGGIGFTWEHDAHFYLRRATALRQLLGGSARWRARVTELTRAGDRRTTGADRVFASAARATSPEEAAERNHGGARERRESNTAGVEVDDSNANELAAEVAAIAALPVDQRRDALVDAGLAMPHWPAPYGRGANPMTGLVISEELRRAGLESPDLTIGGWAIPTLLQHGTQEQIDRFAWPTLRGEVVWCQLFSEPEAGSDLAALRTTAKKVDGGWLLRGQKVWTSLGDRANWAICLARTDPDAPKHRGISYFLVDMRSAGLEVRPLVQITGEARFSEVFLDDVFVPDDGLVGALNNGWKIARSTLSTERVAMGGNGIGPVLEELIAKLPATGPGAELLNDRLGGFVADAIAGLLLEQRAAVRMLAGGDPGAQSSVRKLVGVRHRQAVAEFAVETAGPTGAQDSEVVKEFLLTRCLSIAGGTEQILLTVAGERILGLPRDADS; translated from the coding sequence GTGACCATCGCCACCACTGACGAGCATAAAGCCGTTCAGGAGTCGATGCGCGGATGGGCCGGATCGGTACGTCCTATTGCAACAATGCGGGACGAGCCGACGGACTTCTGGCGCGCTTATTGGCCGGGGTTGGCGGACTTCGGAATTTTCCGGGTCGCCATTGCCGAAGCGGCCGGTGGCCACGGTGGATCGGTCGCCGACCTCGCGGTATTGGTCGAGCAGGCGGCACACGATCTGGTCGGTGGGCCGGTGCTGTCCACCGCATTGGCGAACCTGGTCACCGCGGGCGCGCTCGCCGAGGATATGCCGTGCGGAGTCGCACTCGACTTCGTTGTCGGGGACGTGGAGAACATACCGGCCGCATCCGAGGAGTTGTTGCTCACGGGTGTCTGGGAATCGGTACTCGGCGCCGCGCCGGGCACCTCGGTGCTGTTGCCGGTGCGGACGCCGGATGGGTTGCGCTGGTGCGTGATCGGACCCGAAGCCGAGGGTCTGCGCATCGAGGCGCTGGCACCTGCTGACCTGAGTACGCCACTGGCGCGTGTGCACTGCGCCGAGGTACGAGTGCCTGCGGACCGGGTGTTCGAGTCCCCGCATGCGGTGGAAGATCTACTAGCGGTATTGGTTTCGGCCGAACTCGCCGGTGTGGCGGGCTGGTGCTTGGAGACCGCCGTCGAATACGCCAAGGTGCGTGAGCAATTCGGGCGCAAGATCGGCTCTTTCCAAGCGCTCAAACACATTTGCGCGTGGATGCTCTGCCGGGCCGAGCTGATCCGTTCCGTCGCGGCCGATGCCGCGGCCGCGGTCGACGAGGGCGGTGCGGAACTGCCCATCGCGGCCGCCATCGCCGCCGCGATATCGCTGGACGCCGCGGTCGAGACCGCCAAGGACTGCATTCAGGTGCTCGGTGGCATCGGTTTCACCTGGGAGCACGACGCGCACTTCTACCTGCGTCGGGCCACCGCACTGCGGCAGCTGCTCGGTGGATCGGCGCGCTGGCGGGCCAGGGTCACCGAGCTGACCCGGGCCGGCGATCGCCGGACCACCGGTGCGGACCGGGTGTTCGCCTCTGCGGCGCGAGCGACGAGCCCGGAGGAGGCAGCGGAGCGTAACCACGGAGGGGCCCGGGAGCGCCGCGAATCGAACACAGCTGGTGTCGAGGTCGACGACAGCAATGCGAACGAGCTGGCCGCCGAGGTGGCCGCGATCGCCGCGCTGCCGGTCGATCAGCGGCGCGATGCGCTGGTCGACGCCGGGCTCGCCATGCCGCATTGGCCCGCACCGTACGGGCGTGGCGCGAATCCCATGACGGGCCTGGTGATTTCGGAGGAACTGCGGCGCGCGGGCCTGGAGTCGCCGGATCTGACGATCGGCGGCTGGGCCATCCCGACCTTGCTGCAGCACGGCACCCAGGAGCAGATCGACCGGTTCGCATGGCCGACGCTGCGCGGCGAGGTGGTCTGGTGCCAGCTGTTCAGTGAGCCGGAGGCCGGTTCGGATCTGGCCGCGCTGCGCACCACCGCCAAGAAGGTCGACGGCGGTTGGCTGCTGCGCGGACAGAAGGTGTGGACGTCGCTGGGTGATCGCGCGAATTGGGCGATCTGCCTGGCCCGCACCGATCCGGACGCACCGAAGCACCGTGGTATCAGCTACTTCCTCGTCGATATGCGCAGCGCCGGACTCGAGGTGCGGCCGCTGGTGCAGATCACCGGGGAGGCGCGCTTCAGCGAGGTCTTCCTCGACGATGTGTTCGTGCCTGACGACGGTCTGGTCGGCGCGCTGAACAACGGCTGGAAGATCGCCCGCTCGACCCTGTCGACCGAACGAGTCGCCATGGGCGGCAACGGGATCGGGCCGGTGCTGGAGGAGCTCATCGCCAAACTGCCCGCCACCGGGCCGGGGGCGGAGCTATTGAACGATCGGCTCGGCGGCTTCGTCGCCGATGCGATCGCTGGACTGTTGCTGGAACAGCGTGCCGCGGTTCGGATGCTGGCGGGCGGTGATCCGGGAGCACAGAGTAGCGTGCGCAAGCTCGTCGGTGTCCGGCACCGCCAGGCGGTTGCCGAATTCGCGGTGGAAACGGCAGGTCCAACCGGTGCGCAGGACTCAGAGGTGGTAAAAGAGTTCCTGCTCACGCGCTGTTTGTCGATTGCTGGTGGAACCGAGCAGATTCTGTTGACCGTGGCCGGTGAGCGAATCCTCGGACTACCTCGCGATGCAGACAGCTAG
- the kstR gene encoding cholesterol catabolism transcriptional regulator KstR, whose protein sequence is MASPSRSQPADSNAAGQASATATVTTLSEDELSSAAQRERRKRILDATLALASKGGYDAVQMRAVAERADVAVGTLYRYFPSKVHLLVSALSREFEQIEGKRKPLAGQTPNERMHLLLTQITRMMQRDPLLTEAMTRAFMFADASAAAEVDRVGKVMDRVFARAMNDGEPTERQLAIARVISDVWLSNLVAWLTRRASATDVTERLELTVDLLLGDNGAGSR, encoded by the coding sequence ATGGCCAGTCCCTCCCGATCGCAGCCAGCCGATTCGAATGCGGCCGGGCAAGCATCGGCCACCGCGACGGTCACGACGCTGAGCGAGGACGAGCTCAGCTCGGCCGCGCAGCGGGAACGGCGTAAGCGAATTCTGGATGCGACGCTCGCACTGGCCTCCAAGGGTGGTTACGACGCGGTGCAGATGCGCGCGGTGGCCGAACGCGCCGATGTCGCGGTCGGCACGCTGTACCGGTATTTCCCGTCCAAGGTGCATCTGCTCGTTTCCGCGCTCTCACGGGAATTCGAGCAGATCGAGGGCAAACGCAAACCGCTCGCCGGCCAGACGCCGAACGAGCGCATGCATCTGCTGCTGACCCAGATCACCCGAATGATGCAGCGCGACCCCTTGCTCACCGAGGCGATGACGCGCGCGTTCATGTTCGCCGACGCCTCGGCCGCCGCGGAGGTCGACCGGGTCGGCAAGGTGATGGACCGAGTATTCGCCAGGGCCATGAACGACGGCGAGCCCACCGAACGCCAGTTGGCGATCGCGCGGGTGATAAGCGATGTCTGGCTGTCGAATCTGGTCGCCTGGCTGACCAGACGCGCCTCGGCCACCGATGTGACCGAGCGACTGGAACTCACCGTGGATCTACTGCTCGGCGATAATGGCGCCGGTAGCCGCTAG
- the otsB gene encoding trehalose-phosphatase, whose translation MSAQDLPLELRRALSTVARVPRLLVASDYDGTIAPIVSDPAKAFPHRESVSALRALAGLTGTTAAVISGRALRDLAALSRLPVEVQLIGSHGSEFDVGFVHAIDNDAKQLLVEVQTSLTQIASENPGASVEIKPASVALHVRNASPEIGLRALKAVRQGAACWVGVQVTEGKSVIELAVIQTDKGVALDTVRHQEGASAAVFFGDDVTDEKAFRMLSGPDVGIKVGDGESLAKYRVDTTEAVSWALAYLLEERRTWLAGASAPRIERLSMLASPRSVALLTPDATVTWFCHPEPDSAAVFAHLLGGPQAGHFTIEPERPGLPLSQRYVDGTMTVETRWAKLQVVDYLPHDVAPTRTDLTRVITGDAKAVVTFAPRPEFGQVPVSIEIESNGLRVVGTNDPMVLRSPGVHWQIHSDGMHSSARAVVDPSRGPIVLEMRCGTQDLAPAMVSEPERRRDAEDYWSKWAAKLQLPPLKPDLMKRSALTLRGLVHAPSGSILAAATTSLPEDIGGVRNWDYRYCWLRDASLTAQALVSLGSLTEAEEFLGWVHGVLETLPGPERLHPLYTLYGETLPPEASIDQLPGYAGSRPVRVGNAANMQVQLDVFGPIVDLIASLAHGREAKGLTDPAKALPDADWELVHAMVSAVQRRWQEPDHGIWEIRGNPRHHVYSKVMGWLTVDRAITLAQRFQRQIDPLWITLRDTIADEVKSKGWNDDVQSYTAAYDGTDLDAATLHIGLSGLIDPSDPRFAATVVATEAELRSGSTVYRYHHDDGLPGGEGGFHLCAAWLVEAYLLIGKRSDAEALFAQLVDVAGPTGLLSEEYDPVAERSLGNHPQAYSHLGLLRCAQLLGKPVEAFV comes from the coding sequence GTGAGCGCACAGGATCTGCCACTGGAACTTCGCCGTGCACTGTCGACGGTCGCGCGCGTGCCACGGCTTTTGGTCGCATCGGACTACGACGGGACGATCGCACCCATCGTGTCCGACCCGGCAAAAGCTTTTCCGCATCGGGAATCGGTAAGCGCGCTACGAGCGCTTGCCGGTCTCACCGGAACGACCGCCGCCGTGATCTCCGGCCGTGCCCTGCGAGATCTCGCGGCATTGTCGCGACTTCCGGTCGAGGTGCAACTTATCGGTAGTCATGGTTCGGAATTCGATGTGGGTTTCGTGCACGCCATCGACAATGACGCCAAACAACTGCTGGTCGAGGTCCAGACCAGCCTGACGCAGATCGCTTCGGAGAATCCCGGCGCCAGCGTCGAGATCAAACCGGCCAGCGTCGCGCTGCATGTGCGCAATGCGAGTCCGGAAATCGGGCTGCGCGCACTCAAGGCGGTGCGCCAGGGTGCGGCCTGCTGGGTCGGCGTGCAGGTGACCGAGGGTAAATCGGTTATCGAGCTCGCGGTGATCCAGACAGATAAGGGCGTCGCGCTCGATACCGTCCGGCATCAGGAGGGCGCTTCGGCCGCGGTGTTCTTCGGCGACGATGTCACCGATGAGAAGGCCTTCCGGATGCTCTCGGGCCCCGACGTCGGCATCAAGGTCGGCGACGGCGAGAGCCTGGCCAAATACCGGGTGGACACCACCGAGGCGGTGTCCTGGGCGCTGGCCTACCTGCTCGAGGAACGGCGCACCTGGTTGGCGGGCGCGAGCGCGCCGCGCATCGAGCGGCTGAGCATGCTGGCCAGTCCGCGCTCGGTGGCGCTGCTCACACCCGACGCGACTGTCACCTGGTTCTGCCACCCCGAACCCGATTCGGCCGCGGTCTTCGCCCATCTGCTCGGCGGACCGCAGGCCGGACACTTCACCATCGAACCGGAACGTCCCGGGCTGCCGCTGTCGCAGCGCTACGTCGACGGCACGATGACCGTCGAAACCCGCTGGGCCAAACTGCAAGTGGTGGACTACCTGCCGCACGATGTGGCGCCCACCCGCACCGACCTGACCCGAGTGATCACCGGCGATGCCAAGGCGGTCGTAACCTTCGCGCCCCGACCGGAATTCGGTCAGGTACCGGTCAGCATCGAAATCGAATCGAACGGACTGCGCGTGGTCGGCACCAATGACCCGATGGTGCTGCGCTCGCCCGGTGTGCACTGGCAGATCCACTCCGACGGTATGCACAGCTCCGCGCGCGCCGTCGTCGATCCGTCCCGTGGCCCGATCGTGCTGGAAATGCGCTGCGGCACCCAGGATCTCGCGCCCGCCATGGTCAGCGAACCGGAGCGGCGCAGGGATGCCGAGGACTACTGGTCCAAGTGGGCGGCCAAATTGCAACTGCCGCCGCTGAAGCCGGATCTGATGAAGCGTTCGGCACTCACGCTGCGCGGGCTGGTGCACGCGCCGTCGGGTTCCATCCTGGCAGCCGCCACCACCTCGCTGCCGGAAGATATTGGTGGCGTACGCAACTGGGACTACCGCTACTGCTGGCTGCGTGATGCCTCGCTCACCGCACAGGCACTGGTGTCACTCGGGTCGCTGACCGAGGCCGAGGAATTCCTCGGCTGGGTGCATGGGGTCCTGGAGACGCTGCCCGGGCCGGAGCGCCTGCACCCGCTGTACACGCTCTACGGCGAAACCCTGCCGCCCGAAGCATCGATCGATCAGCTGCCCGGCTATGCGGGTTCGCGTCCGGTCCGCGTCGGCAATGCCGCGAATATGCAAGTGCAGCTCGATGTTTTCGGTCCGATCGTCGATCTCATCGCATCACTGGCGCACGGCCGCGAGGCGAAGGGGCTGACCGATCCGGCCAAGGCACTGCCCGACGCCGACTGGGAACTGGTGCACGCCATGGTCTCCGCGGTGCAGCGGCGCTGGCAGGAACCCGACCACGGCATCTGGGAGATCCGCGGCAACCCGCGCCACCACGTGTACTCGAAGGTGATGGGCTGGCTGACCGTGGACCGGGCGATCACACTCGCGCAGCGGTTCCAGCGTCAGATCGATCCGCTCTGGATCACGTTGCGCGACACCATCGCCGACGAGGTGAAGTCCAAGGGCTGGAACGACGACGTCCAGTCCTACACCGCCGCCTACGACGGCACCGATCTGGACGCGGCCACCCTGCACATCGGCCTCAGCGGACTGATCGACCCGTCGGATCCACGCTTCGCGGCGACGGTCGTCGCCACCGAGGCGGAGCTGCGCAGCGGCTCGACGGTGTACCGGTACCACCACGACGACGGACTGCCCGGCGGCGAGGGCGGCTTCCACCTGTGCGCGGCCTGGTTGGTCGAGGCGTATCTGCTGATCGGTAAGCGCTCGGATGCCGAGGCGCTGTTCGCGCAGCTGGTCGATGTCGCCGGACCGACTGGTCTGCTCAGCGAGGAGTACGACCCGGTCGCCGAGCGCTCACTCGGCAACCATCCACAGGCATACAGCCATCTCGGCCTGCTGCGCTGTGCACAGCTGTTGGGTAAGCCGGTGGAAGCGTTCGTCTGA
- a CDS encoding metal ABC transporter solute-binding protein, Zn/Mn family produces the protein MSTRIAIKFAGIAVGVATALALTACGSSKDSDKPNVVASTNVWGNIAATIAGPDASVTALITDPAADPHSHETSAVESAKISDADLVVFNGGGYDEFIEKAIQGKDKRTVDAFESRADKSDENEHVFYDIGTVSTVADRIASTLGEIDSAHAAAYTDRAAAFKSQLTAITAIATKIAGEHPKTPVLQTEPLAHYLLVAAGTQDLTPHEFQEAIEQETDPAPAAVAATQDLLTGKKVRALIYNIQTEDKITKDLRALAQSNGLPIVEVTETLPDGVDYIQWQTKNAQALAAALA, from the coding sequence GTGAGCACACGGATTGCCATCAAATTCGCCGGTATCGCCGTGGGGGTGGCCACCGCACTGGCCCTCACCGCATGCGGTAGTTCGAAGGATTCGGATAAGCCGAACGTCGTCGCATCCACCAATGTCTGGGGCAATATCGCGGCAACCATCGCGGGCCCGGATGCCTCCGTGACCGCGCTGATCACCGATCCCGCCGCCGATCCGCATTCGCACGAGACCTCGGCCGTGGAATCGGCCAAGATCAGCGATGCCGATCTGGTCGTCTTCAATGGCGGCGGCTATGACGAGTTCATCGAGAAGGCGATCCAGGGCAAGGACAAGCGCACCGTCGACGCATTCGAATCCCGCGCCGACAAGAGCGACGAGAACGAGCACGTCTTCTACGACATCGGCACGGTGAGCACGGTCGCCGACCGGATCGCGAGCACCCTCGGCGAAATCGACTCAGCCCATGCCGCCGCCTACACCGACCGCGCCGCCGCGTTCAAGAGCCAGTTGACCGCGATCACCGCCATCGCCACCAAGATCGCGGGCGAGCACCCCAAGACCCCGGTGCTGCAGACCGAACCGCTGGCACACTACCTGCTGGTCGCCGCCGGAACCCAGGATCTGACCCCGCACGAATTCCAGGAGGCGATCGAGCAGGAGACCGATCCGGCTCCCGCGGCCGTCGCCGCCACGCAGGATCTGCTGACCGGTAAGAAGGTTCGCGCGCTGATCTACAACATCCAGACCGAGGACAAGATCACCAAGGATTTGCGGGCGCTCGCGCAGTCGAATGGCCTACCCATTGTCGAAGTTACCGAAACGCTGCCTGACGGCGTGGATTACATTCAGTGGCAGACCAAGAACGCCCAGGCCTTGGCCGCGGCGCTGGCCTGA